One Desulfomicrobium apsheronum genomic window, CAGCGGCTGGGAAGAAGTGGAAGAGGGCGAGATGGCGGACTGGGAGAAGCACGAAAACGATAGAATTCTCCCTCGAAACGCAAAATCGCGGTCTGCTTGGTGGCAGCCGCGATTTTGTACGTATTTATCAATGGGCGGGGCAAATTTGTGTACGAGAACGTATCCCGACCGCCTTGCCTGTATGGCCGGAAATGGGCAGAAAATTCAACAAAGAAATTCACTTCAGGATCAGGCCGATATAGAGAGTTTGTTGAGCGACCTGTACGAATTCAACAGGAAATTGAAGCTCTACAAACTGCGCTAGTCTGAAAAATCAGATCATTCCCGTCTTCTTGAGCGCCGTGGCCGCGAACACGCCGCCCACCGCGCCGCCCACGGCCTGGATCACGTTGGGCAAAATCTCCGCCACCGCGCCCTGCAGGCCGATGTTGGGCATCAGCGTCTCTCCGATGAAATAGGCTCCGACCATGGCCAGTCCGCCAAGCCCGAGCATGATGTAGCGGGCGGTTCCCGTCCTGCTTGCGGCCACCGCCGCCAGCGCTCCTTCCGCGCCCTTGGCGACAAGGGTCAGTGGGGCGAAGACCGCGAATCCGCCCAGGATGTCGGCCAAGGCCGAACCGATGCCGCAGGCGGCCAGCGCCCAGATCACGCCCTGTCTCGGGTTCATGAAGCCAAGGACCAGTCCGCCGAAGACCACGGCCACATCGCCCACGTTGAAATACCCCCGGCTTGGCAGCGGGATGCGCACGAAGAGGGTGGTCAGACAGGTCAGGGCCACGATGGACAGGGCGGCGATCTTGATATTTTTCATTTCTCTTTCCTCAGGTATCTGGTGCGGTGGTCAAACAGGGCCTGGGTCTTTTCGGCCTGGTCGTAAATGCTGATGTAGGCGGCCACGATGACTGCGCAAAGTCGCTGGAACCTGCTCCAGCGGCGGCCGTCGAAGTGCGGGGTCAGGTCCATGAAAAAACGGTAGCGGTGCAAGAGGGGAGTACATTTTTCCATCACGGCCTTCAAGACGATGGCGTTGCGCCGCCCTCCCGCGCCAAGCGGGAGATGGACGAGGTCGCGAAAGGTGATGGCCTCAAGGCCGATCTTCACCGCCAGGAAGGAGTTGGGAAAGACCACGGCTTTTATGAGTGAATCATGAATCCAGTCGTTGCGGCCAAGCAGTTCGGCCCATTGAAAAATCGCGCCGAAAAGGATCAGGGACAGTACGAACGGCAGAATGAACCACACGGCCTGCATGGTTCCCTTAAGGCCATTCCTCCAGACGCTGACAGCCAGGAAGGCAAGCAGCAGCCCAGCCTGCAAATCCACCTGCTCATATCCGGCGCCGAAGACGAAAAAGCGGAAATAGGCCCCGAGCAGGCCGAAGATGGCGAGCAGTTTCAACGTGGCCATAGCTGCGTGATCCTCAGGTTGACGTCCGTACCCTGCTGCCTGTCAAAATGCAGTTCGAAGCCGTGGGAAAATTCGGCGCATCTCTCGCGACGCGGCAGATGCGAGACCTGCACGACCCAGTTGAATCCGGGCAGGTTCAGGGCCTGCATTTGTTCATCGCTGACGTATTTATCGAATTCATCGAGGATGATGAGCTCCCGGCATCCGCTGGTCCTGACCCAGGCCACGGCCATGTCCGCCAGGGTTTCGGGGACGTCGTGCCCCAGCAGAGCCAGCGTGGTGCGAATGGTGTTTTGCTGCAGGTCCATGTCCTGGGCCAGGTAGAGCAGACTGTGCTTTTTGCGCAGCCCCGGGATGAGGACATGTTCCACAAAGGTGCTCTTGCCCGCGCCGTTGTCGCCGCTCAGATACAGGCAGCTGTGCCTCGGCACTGCAAGCGGGCGGTCCAGGATGAAACTGAGCCCCGCGTGCGGGACGGGATATGTCTGGGCGGCAAGTTCAAGCATGATTGACCACGGGTTTGGGTCCTTCTTCGGTCAGGAAAAATATCGAGGCGTCCGGAATAAGGGCGGCAAACCTGTCCAGAAGCAGTTCTCGGTTGCGTTGGGACAGGGTCTCAAGCACATGGACCAGCAGGATGGAGAGCCTTTCTTTTGGCAGCAGGTGCATGAGCAGCAGACAGCAGATGATGCTCTGCTCGCCCCCCGAATAGGACGAAAGCCTGCGGCCGCGCTCCAGTTGCAAACCAAAAAGCGAACACTCCCGGGCGATGTCGGAAAACAGTCCGTCGTCCGCTCCCAGGAGCAGGATTTCATCCTCCAGCGTGGTGCCCACAAAGAGATTGTGCGTGTCGATGACACAATGGTCACGGCCATATTCCGCAAGGGTAGCGAAGCTCATGGGTGCTCCCGTTGGCAGGCGGGCCTTGTTTTGCTTGACTGGGGCGGGCGGTGGTGCAAAAGAGTTGTCCCATGATAAAATACAGTATCGAATGCTGGCTCTACAACGATCTGGAAGACCGGTTCCTGCTGCTGCGCTGCCCCGTGACTCATCGCCACGACGAATACTGGCAACCCGTGACCGGGGGCCGTGGCCCCGACGAGCCCTGCACCGAGGCCTGCCTGCGTGAAGTCCTGGAGGAGACGGGCGTTACGCTGAGCGAGGAGCAGCTTGAAGTCGTCATTCCGGAATTTTCTTTTTGCATCCCCGACGCGCGCATCGAGTTGCGCAAGCCCATCTATCTGGCTCGCGTCAGGATCGAACAGGTGGTCCTCTCCGCAGAACACATCGGTTATTACTGGTTTGACGCGCGGGATGTCGATGCCAATCTGCACTGGGATTCCAACCGGGAATCGTTTCGTCAGGTTCTGGTCCACACCCGTTCCTAATTGCCCTTCGCTTTCGACAGGGCCTCCAGATACGTGACGATCTCCGGTGCATCCCACTGGGCGATGCCCGTATGACCGAATACCACCCGGCCTGTGCGGTCGAAGATGTATGTCGTCGGCAATCCTTCGGGATCAAGCTCCGGCGGCACGGGCGAGGTGAAGACGTAGAGGGGCATGGTCAGGGATTTTGCCAGTGGGTCCCGGCGTACTTCCTCAAGGGTTTCCTTGCTGATGCAGAGCACTTGAACCCGGTCATTGTCCTGAAATTTCTTCCACAAATTCTCCAGAAAAGGCATCTCCGCCCGGCACGGCGGGCACCAGGTGGCCCACAGATTGATGACCACGACCTTGTCGCGCAAGTCCTCAAGGGCAAAGCTTTTCCCCTCAAGATCGGAAAAAGTCCCGCGCAGGTCGCCAAGAAGGGTCATGCGCGGCAGGGCTGGGGCCTCATCGGCCGAGTTGACGCCACTCACCAGCAGCATGGCCGCTCCGGCCTCCAGCAGCAGCAACAGCAGGACCGAGCACAAAAATCCGGCAATGGGTTTGCTTGCGATGCTTTTCATGCGTCTCCGGGGTCAGCCAAGACCAAGGCTTGATTTGAGGGTCTGGATTTCGGCGTCGGTCAGGGCGCGCCATTTTCCGGGTTCAAGGCTCCCCAAGTGCAACGGTCCAAGTTCGACGCGGCGCAGGCGCAGGATGGTCAGCCCCAGATCGCGGCACATGCGACGGATCTGGCGGTTCACTCCCTGGCGCAGGGTCATGCGCATGAGCGTCGCCCCATTGGCGTCCAGGGTCGTCTCGACCTCCACCGGAGCCAGCCGTTCCCCTTCCTGCAGGCGCATGCCCTGGCGCATGATGTTCAGGGATTTTTCCGTCACCGCCTCGCGCACCAGCACCTCGTATTTCTTGGCGTGCTCGTAGCTGGGGTGTGTCAGGCGCAGGGTGACCTCGCCGTCATTGGTCAGGAGCAGCAGGCCCTCGGACATGTAATCGAGGCGTCCCACGGGAAAGAGCCGCTGCGTGCGAAGCTCTTCGGGCAGCAGATCGACGACGGTCTTGCGACCCTGGGGATCGTTGACCGTGGTCACGGTGTGCACGGGCTTGTGCAGCATGATGTAGGAGCAGGATGCGTCCTGCTTGGCCATGACCACAGCTCCGTCAAGGAGCACCGTGTCCTGGCCGGGGATGACCCTGGTTCCGGGTTCGCGCTGGATGAGTCCATTCACGCAGACTCGTCCACTCTGGATCAGGGCGTCGGCTCCACGGCGGGAGGCCAAGCCGGCATCGGCAATGTATTTGTTCAAACGAACGGGGCTGTTTTCTGGCATGGGCGAACAAATAGGAAGATCGTGGGCACAGGGCAAGCAAAAAGGCGCGTCGGCGCTAAAAACCAGGGGCTCCATGCGGAGCCCGTGTATCCGATGTGTCAGGGAACAGCCACGAATCTGGCCAAAGGCGCCATGCGGGCCTTGTGCAGGGCCAGAGTTTTTCCATCGCAAGCGAAATTGTCCGTCATGGCCAGCATCTCGAAGAACTCCTGCTCCATATCCATGTCCGGACAAGCCATCATGGTGCTGGCCAAGTTCGTGAAGCGGATACGGTTGCCGGCCTTCAGTTCATAGGGGCCGCTGATGCTGTTGCAACCGCCGAAGCCCGAGATGCGCCCCTCCTTGGAATGAAGGTGGATGAACGGAAAACGTTCACTCTCCGTCACGGGTTTTCCAAAAAGTTCCACCAATCTCCAGCGGGTGTCCAGAATGCACTTGCCCGTCAGGTCCAAAGTGGTGGCGGTCTGTTTGCGCAGCAGGTAGTTTTCGGCCAGGTCGCCGGTGATGACCTGGCCGGTCATGTCGAGATGGAACAGGACGTTTTCGCCGACCTTGTAGGAGGAGGACTTGTCGTCGTCCAGAATGATGGCGGCTCCGTCGGGGCTCCAGGAAAAAACGCCCTTTTGTTCAAAGGTCCCGTCCTTTTTGTCCAGGTAACGGGTCACGAGAACATAGGTCTGATCCGGGTTCAAGGTCATGGTGGTGTGGATGCCGGGGCAATCGGCGCAGGGCAGGGTGCCAACGTATATTCCGGCCCAATCCAGTGAATCGCGGCTGGAATGGACACCGTGCGCATGCATGCAGCCGAGCAGCGCCGTGCAGGCGAAAATTGTCATCAGGATCAGTTTTTTCATTGTCTTTTCCTATTGTTTCGGAGGCAACGCGGTCGCAATGCCTTCCTCTTCCTGCTTGTCCGGGCCGCGTGTGATGCACAGGTCGTGGATCAGGCCGTTCGAAATGGAATAGATCCAACCATGCAGATAAAGGTTGCGGCCGCGTTGCCACGCCTTGCGCACGATGCTGTTCAAGGCCAGATTGCGGATTTGCAGTTTGACGTTGAGTTCGCACATGTCGTCGAGGTTCGGCCGCCCCTTGCGTTCCATCAGGTCATGCACGTTCTCCAGCCAATGGGCCAAAAGGCCCGGGGTCTGGTCTTTCATGACCGCCTCGATACCGCCGCAGCCGTAATGGCCGCAGACAATGATGTGCTTCACCTTGAGTACGTCGATGGCGTACTGCAGGACGCACATCAGGTTTATGTCGGTATTTATGACCTGGTTGGAGATGTTACGGTGCACGAAGACCTCGCCGGGCATGACGCCGATGAGCTGGTCGGCGGGCACCCGGCTGTCGGAACAGCCTATCCACAGAAATTTGGGCCTGTGCTGGTTCTCCAGCTTGCGGAAGAAGCCGGGAATGTTCTTTTCGACGTTCTGGGCCCATATCTTGTTGTTATCGAGCAGTTTGCTGATTTCTTTCATTTTTCGTCCTGTCGAAGGGTTTGGGTGTCACATGTAACTATCCATTTAGGGTCAGACGCGCAACGCTTCGTCTCGGGGCTGAAATGCGTGGCCGTGACCCTACCCATGCGCATCGCATCCGCCATTGGCGAGGATGCGACGGAGTATTCGAGCATCTGGTATTATTGTCAGGCCGAAAAAAAGCCTCCCCTGGAAAGAGGAGGCTTCAAGTGCCTGCGGGAGGCCATGCCGATGGTAGACTGTCATTTGAAGTCAAAAAGGCATGGATTCCCGCCTTCGCGGGAATGACGCTGATGCGAGGCGCGCCAGCTGTGCATCATACCGCGAAACAGGGTCCATCAGGATCAGCGTGGCCCCTGCCTTTTGTGAAACCTTGAAACGGCTGTTCACGTTTCGCACGTTGACCGCGAAACAACAATGTCATCCCCGCGAAGGCGGGGATCCACGCCTTTCAACCGCGCCTTCTCTTCGGCAGGATGCCTTCAGCCCATCCGCATCAGTCCGCCAGGACGAATTTGCCGTCCCTGACCTGGACCATGACCATGGAGTCCACGTCCAGGCCGTTGTGATCCTCGGGGGTCAGGTTGTAGACTCCCGAGATGCCGACGTAATTCTGCGTGCTTTCGATGGCCGCGCGCAGGGCCTCGGGTTCGGTGCCGGCCTTCTCGATGCCCTTGGCGATGAGCATGATGGCGTCCCATGCGTAGCCCGAATGGGTGTTGATGGGGAACTGCTTGTCGTACCCCTTCTCGATGTACAGCTTTACGAATTCCTGGATACCGGCCTTCTGCGAATCCGTGTCCGGCAGCTCGTCCACGACCATGAGCTTGGTGGCGGGCATGCGGTTGCCTTCGCTCGCCGGACCGGCCAGCTCGATGTACTTGGGATCAGGCAGGCCGTGACACTGGAAGAGGGGTAGGTCGATGCCGAGCTGGGCCACGTTCTTGGCGCTGATGGCGCCGGCCGGACCGGTGGTCCAGACCACGAGGGCCAGGGGGCCTGCGTTCTTGGCCTTGGTCAGCTGGGCGGTCATGTCGGTGTCGCGGGCGCCGAAGGATTCTTTGATGAGGATCTCGATGCCGAATTCCGGGGCAAGTTGTTCCATCCAGCGCATGCCGTCCTTTCCGAAGCCGTCATCGGCCGAGAGCAGGGCGATCTTGGTCAGGCCCTTGTCTTTGAGATAGGTGAAGAGGCGCTCAACCGCGATCTTGGAGCGTTGGGGCGATTTGAAGACCCAGTCGAAGGGGCCGAACTTGCCGCCCATGATGACCGGATCACCGCCGACGGTCATGACGATGGGGATCTTGGCGGAGTGTACGATTTTCTTCACGTTCATGCCCGTGTCGGTCAGGGTCGGTCCGATCAGGGCCACGACCTTGTCCTTGTAGATGAACTTGGTGGCGATATTGGCGGATTTGGCCGGATCTCCCTCGGTGTCGGCGATGATCAGCTCGATCATTTTGCCGTTTATCCCGCCTTCGGCGTTGATCTTGTCGACGAGCATCTCGGCGACCAGCTTGCTGGGAGTGCCGATGAAGGACGCCCGGCCCGACAGGTCGAAAAATGCGCCCAGCTTGATGGTGTCCTCGGCCAGGGCCGGGGAAGCCAGCAGCATGAGACAGCTCAGGAAACCGAAAATCTTGCGCATGTCATTTTCTCCTCTTCAGATTGATTGAGGCCGTGATGGCCCGGTCTTGAATGACTGACGAAAATTCAAATCCGCAGGCCGCTTAAAAAATAGTGAGATGCAAGGAAACGAAAAAAGCTAGGACGCGCAGTGTATTGCGCATACATAAGCGGTCTGGCTTTTTTTGCTGACGCAGCAGATCGCTGTTTTTTAAGCGGCCTGCTAAAATCAAACGATCTCGTCCTGAATCCGGCTGTCAAAAACCCGTTGGCTCTTGCGTTCCGAGCGGGGCAGACTGCCGTAGTCCACCGGCTCCAGGTCCACCGTGACCATGAGCTGTTTCTTTATCTGATGTCCAGCCTCATGCGCCAGCTCCGGTCCGCGGCCCGCAGGCACGCCCTCGGCGCGTTCGATCACGAGGCGCAGACTGTCGCGGCCGCCGTCGTCGCGGGTCAGGTGGATCTGGTATTCAGAGCCAAGGCCGGGCACCGCCGAAAGGATGGTGTCGATGGAGCTGGGGTAGATGTTTACGCCCCTGAACTTGATGGTGTCGTCGGAGCGGCCCTTGATGCGCGAATGCCTGGGCATGATGCTGCCGCAGGTGCAGGGGTCCGGGATGATGCGCGTGATGTCGCGGGTGCGGTAGCGGATCAGCGGCGAGCCTTCCTTGCACAGGGTGGTGATGACCATCTCGCCCCATTCGCCGTCGGGCAGGGGCCTTAGCGTTTCAGGATCGAGGATTTCCATCAGGTAGTAGTCGCTCCAGTAATGGATGCAGTCGTGATCAGAACATTCGATGCCCGCGCCCGGCCCGTAGAGCTCGGTCAGGCCGGTGATGTCGAAAAGCTCGGCCCCGCCGAAGAGTTCGGAGATCTTCTTGCGCATGGAGCGGCTGGAGCGCTCGGAACCGTAGATGATCTTTCTGACCGCGATTTTGTCCGCGATGCCGCGCTTGTGGATCTCCTCGGCCATGAGCAGCGCCATGGAGGCTGTGGAGCAGAAGACCGTGGACTGAAAGTCGAGCAGGAACTGGATGTGCATGTCGATGTTGCCGGGACCTACCGGCACGGCCATGGCGCCGACCTTTTCACAGCCGAGCTGAAAGCCCATGCCCGCCGTCCAGACTCCGTAGCCCACGGCGATCTGGACCCGGTCTAAGGAATTGACCCCCGCGCTCTGGTAGCAGCGGGCGAACATGTCGGTCCAGTCGTCGAGATCCTTTTGCGTGTAGCAGAGCACCTTGCGCTTGCCCGTGGTCCCGGAGCTGGCATGCACGCGCACAAGCTGCTCGAAGGGCACGCTTTTAAGCGGGAAGGGATAGCCGTCGCGCAGATCGTCGGTGGTCGTGAAGGGCAGGCGTTGCAGATCGTCAAGGCTCTGGATCGAATCGGGCGTGATCCCGGCCGCCTCAAGCTTGGCGCGGTAGGCCGGAGAGCCCTCGAAGGCATGGCGCACCGTCCATTTGAGGCCCTTGAGCTGATGGGCCTTGAGTTCGTCCGTAGAGTTAAAGGAGGGCATGAAGTTTTTGTGCATGGGAGGTTTCTCCAGACGGATATTGGTCAGCCCGGCCGCACCCAGGCGGCTGGCGGAAGGGTTGTCGTGACTGGCTGCGCCCAGGAAGGCGGCGCGCAGGGACGGGTCCAGGAGCAGGTCGCGACTCTTGCCCTGCTCGACAATGCCGCCCCCGGCCAGAAGATAGGCCGTGTCCGAGGCGGACAGGGCGCGGGCGGCGTTCTGCTCGACGATGAAGATGGTTGTGCCCGCGCGGGCCAGCTGGTGGATGATGGAAAAGATTTCGTCGGTGATGAGCGGGGCCAGGCCCAGACTCGGCTCGTCCAGAAGCAGCAGGCGCGGCGCGGCCATCAGCGCCCGGCCCATGGCCAGCATCTGCTGTTCGCCGCCGGACAGGGTTCCGGCTAGCTGCTGCCGTCGTTCCTTGAGCTTTGGAAAGCGGGCGAAAATCTCTTCCATGCGCCGGGTTTCCTCGGCCTTGGCCAGATTCAGGGGGATGGCTCCGAGTTGCAGGTTTTCAAGCACCGAGAGCTGGGCGAACACTTCGCGCCCTTCGGGAGACAGGGCCAGCCCATGACGAACCATGCGCGCCGGGCTTGAGCCGGTCACGGTCTTGCCGTCGAGGAGGATCTCTCCGCCCGTTGGTTTGACCAGGCCCATCACGCATTTGAGCAGGGTGCTCTTGCCCGCCCCGTTGGCCCCGACCAGGGCCACGGTCTGTCCGGCCGCGACCTCCATGTCGATACCGAACAGGGCCTGGGCCGCGCCGTAGTGCGCCGTCAGATTTTTTATGGTCAGCATCAGGCCGTGGCCTCCATTCTTCCAAGATAGGCTTCAAGCACCAGCGGGTTGCGGCGGACTTCGTCGGCCGTGCCCGTGGCGATGCAGCATCCGCTGTCCAGGACCACCACCAGATCGGCTATGTTCATGACCAGATCCATGTCGTGTTCGACC contains:
- a CDS encoding ECF transporter S component → MKNIKIAALSIVALTCLTTLFVRIPLPSRGYFNVGDVAVVFGGLVLGFMNPRQGVIWALAACGIGSALADILGGFAVFAPLTLVAKGAEGALAAVAASRTGTARYIMLGLGGLAMVGAYFIGETLMPNIGLQGAVAEILPNVIQAVGGAVGGVFAATALKKTGMI
- a CDS encoding NUDIX hydrolase, with amino-acid sequence MIKYSIECWLYNDLEDRFLLLRCPVTHRHDEYWQPVTGGRGPDEPCTEACLREVLEETGVTLSEEQLEVVIPEFSFCIPDARIELRKPIYLARVRIEQVVLSAEHIGYYWFDARDVDANLHWDSNRESFRQVLVHTRS
- a CDS encoding TlpA family protein disulfide reductase; amino-acid sequence: MKSIASKPIAGFLCSVLLLLLLEAGAAMLLVSGVNSADEAPALPRMTLLGDLRGTFSDLEGKSFALEDLRDKVVVINLWATWCPPCRAEMPFLENLWKKFQDNDRVQVLCISKETLEEVRRDPLAKSLTMPLYVFTSPVPPELDPEGLPTTYIFDRTGRVVFGHTGIAQWDAPEIVTYLEALSKAKGN
- a CDS encoding pseudouridine synthase, which produces MPENSPVRLNKYIADAGLASRRGADALIQSGRVCVNGLIQREPGTRVIPGQDTVLLDGAVVMAKQDASCSYIMLHKPVHTVTTVNDPQGRKTVVDLLPEELRTQRLFPVGRLDYMSEGLLLLTNDGEVTLRLTHPSYEHAKKYEVLVREAVTEKSLNIMRQGMRLQEGERLAPVEVETTLDANGATLMRMTLRQGVNRQIRRMCRDLGLTILRLRRVELGPLHLGSLEPGKWRALTDAEIQTLKSSLGLG
- a CDS encoding copper resistance protein NlpE N-terminal domain-containing protein, which encodes MKKLILMTIFACTALLGCMHAHGVHSSRDSLDWAGIYVGTLPCADCPGIHTTMTLNPDQTYVLVTRYLDKKDGTFEQKGVFSWSPDGAAIILDDDKSSSYKVGENVLFHLDMTGQVITGDLAENYLLRKQTATTLDLTGKCILDTRWRLVELFGKPVTESERFPFIHLHSKEGRISGFGGCNSISGPYELKAGNRIRFTNLASTMMACPDMDMEQEFFEMLAMTDNFACDGKTLALHKARMAPLARFVAVP
- a CDS encoding carbonic anhydrase, yielding MKEISKLLDNNKIWAQNVEKNIPGFFRKLENQHRPKFLWIGCSDSRVPADQLIGVMPGEVFVHRNISNQVINTDINLMCVLQYAIDVLKVKHIIVCGHYGCGGIEAVMKDQTPGLLAHWLENVHDLMERKGRPNLDDMCELNVKLQIRNLALNSIVRKAWQRGRNLYLHGWIYSISNGLIHDLCITRGPDKQEEEGIATALPPKQ
- a CDS encoding ABC transporter substrate-binding protein; this encodes MRKIFGFLSCLMLLASPALAEDTIKLGAFFDLSGRASFIGTPSKLVAEMLVDKINAEGGINGKMIELIIADTEGDPAKSANIATKFIYKDKVVALIGPTLTDTGMNVKKIVHSAKIPIVMTVGGDPVIMGGKFGPFDWVFKSPQRSKIAVERLFTYLKDKGLTKIALLSADDGFGKDGMRWMEQLAPEFGIEILIKESFGARDTDMTAQLTKAKNAGPLALVVWTTGPAGAISAKNVAQLGIDLPLFQCHGLPDPKYIELAGPASEGNRMPATKLMVVDELPDTDSQKAGIQEFVKLYIEKGYDKQFPINTHSGYAWDAIMLIAKGIEKAGTEPEALRAAIESTQNYVGISGVYNLTPEDHNGLDVDSMVMVQVRDGKFVLAD
- a CDS encoding ATP-binding cassette domain-containing protein, whose translation is MLTIKNLTAHYGAAQALFGIDMEVAAGQTVALVGANGAGKSTLLKCVMGLVKPTGGEILLDGKTVTGSSPARMVRHGLALSPEGREVFAQLSVLENLQLGAIPLNLAKAEETRRMEEIFARFPKLKERRQQLAGTLSGGEQQMLAMGRALMAAPRLLLLDEPSLGLAPLITDEIFSIIHQLARAGTTIFIVEQNAARALSASDTAYLLAGGGIVEQGKSRDLLLDPSLRAAFLGAASHDNPSASRLGAAGLTNIRLEKPPMHKNFMPSFNSTDELKAHQLKGLKWTVRHAFEGSPAYRAKLEAAGITPDSIQSLDDLQRLPFTTTDDLRDGYPFPLKSVPFEQLVRVHASSGTTGKRKVLCYTQKDLDDWTDMFARCYQSAGVNSLDRVQIAVGYGVWTAGMGFQLGCEKVGAMAVPVGPGNIDMHIQFLLDFQSTVFCSTASMALLMAEEIHKRGIADKIAVRKIIYGSERSSRSMRKKISELFGGAELFDITGLTELYGPGAGIECSDHDCIHYWSDYYLMEILDPETLRPLPDGEWGEMVITTLCKEGSPLIRYRTRDITRIIPDPCTCGSIMPRHSRIKGRSDDTIKFRGVNIYPSSIDTILSAVPGLGSEYQIHLTRDDGGRDSLRLVIERAEGVPAGRGPELAHEAGHQIKKQLMVTVDLEPVDYGSLPRSERKSQRVFDSRIQDEIV